The following coding sequences are from one Bifidobacterium sp. window:
- the ilvD gene encoding dihydroxy-acid dehydratase, producing the protein MQMRSAKIMNGRMFAGARALYRAAGVDEKDFGKPIVAIANSFSEFVPGHVHLNKVGRLVSQAVKEAGGIPREFNTIAVDDGIAMGHTGMLYSLPSRDIIADAVEYSTNAHCADALICISNCDKITPGMLLAALRINIPTIFVSGGPMEAGTTVMPDGSVKENTDLIDVMYASADDSMNDDDVLALEQSVCPTCGSCAGMFTANSMNCLAEALGLALPGNGTTLASHTARRALFEKAGRVIVDLANRYYHEDDASVLPRAIATKHAFENAMTMDVAMGGSTNTVLHILAAAQSADVDFTLNDIERISHTVPCICKASPSGEWEISDVHRAGGISGILGELDRGNVLHRDTHSVDYPSLEAKLDEWDIMRPTCIDEAKKLYHAAPGHIISPEPWNQSVEFDSLDTDRENGAIHDLAHPAVTEGGLAILRGNLAPDGCVVKTAGVPKEIWEFRGPALVVESQEEAVKVILDNTLQPGQALIIRYEGPKGGPGMQEMLYPTSFVKGKGIGKDVALITDGRYSGGSSGLSIGHVAPEAASKGPIALVKNGDIINIDIPHRAINVELSDEELAQRRADLEAGDGYVAHRNRQVSLALKAYAAFARSADKGATRDPELIESLSGLA; encoded by the coding sequence ATGCAAATGAGATCAGCCAAAATAATGAATGGACGAATGTTCGCAGGAGCCCGCGCCCTTTATAGGGCGGCAGGCGTTGATGAGAAAGACTTTGGCAAGCCCATCGTAGCTATTGCCAATTCATTTTCAGAATTTGTTCCAGGACACGTACACCTGAACAAGGTTGGCCGACTGGTTTCTCAGGCTGTCAAAGAAGCTGGCGGCATTCCTCGAGAGTTCAACACCATAGCAGTTGATGATGGTATAGCTATGGGCCATACTGGCATGCTGTATTCTCTCCCTAGTCGAGATATTATTGCTGACGCCGTCGAATACTCAACAAATGCTCATTGTGCTGATGCTCTGATTTGCATCTCAAACTGCGATAAGATCACGCCTGGCATGCTTCTGGCTGCTCTACGAATCAATATTCCAACCATCTTCGTTTCTGGCGGTCCTATGGAAGCTGGAACCACAGTAATGCCAGATGGTTCCGTCAAAGAGAATACTGATCTGATCGATGTGATGTACGCATCTGCCGACGATTCGATGAATGACGATGATGTGCTCGCTCTAGAACAAAGCGTATGCCCTACCTGCGGCTCTTGCGCAGGTATGTTCACTGCAAACTCCATGAACTGCCTCGCCGAAGCATTAGGATTGGCTCTTCCAGGCAATGGCACCACGCTTGCTTCTCATACTGCACGTCGTGCTCTGTTTGAAAAAGCTGGACGTGTAATTGTAGATCTGGCCAACCGCTACTATCACGAGGATGATGCATCAGTGCTTCCTCGCGCTATAGCTACCAAACATGCATTCGAAAATGCGATGACCATGGATGTGGCCATGGGTGGTTCTACCAATACAGTGCTGCATATTCTCGCCGCTGCACAGTCTGCAGATGTAGACTTCACGCTCAACGACATCGAGCGCATCTCACATACCGTTCCCTGCATATGTAAGGCCTCACCTTCTGGTGAATGGGAAATCTCTGATGTACATCGCGCGGGAGGCATCAGCGGCATTCTTGGCGAACTTGATCGTGGGAACGTTCTTCACCGTGATACCCACTCAGTTGATTATCCAAGTCTTGAAGCCAAACTTGATGAGTGGGATATTATGCGTCCTACATGCATTGATGAGGCGAAGAAGCTCTATCATGCGGCCCCTGGCCACATCATTTCCCCTGAGCCTTGGAATCAGTCTGTTGAGTTCGACAGCCTCGATACTGACCGCGAAAACGGTGCAATCCACGACCTTGCACACCCTGCGGTTACTGAGGGTGGACTAGCAATTCTCCGCGGCAATCTCGCTCCTGACGGCTGCGTAGTTAAAACCGCAGGCGTGCCAAAAGAGATATGGGAATTCCGTGGGCCAGCACTTGTTGTGGAATCGCAGGAAGAAGCTGTCAAAGTTATTCTCGACAACACTCTTCAACCAGGTCAGGCGCTCATCATCCGTTACGAAGGTCCAAAAGGTGGACCAGGCATGCAGGAAATGCTATATCCAACGTCCTTCGTCAAAGGCAAAGGTATTGGCAAGGATGTGGCGTTGATAACTGATGGTCGATATTCAGGTGGATCCTCAGGTCTGTCCATTGGGCATGTGGCTCCTGAAGCTGCCAGCAAAGGGCCAATTGCGCTGGTTAAGAATGGCGACATCATCAACATCGATATTCCTCATCGTGCCATCAACGTGGAACTCAGCGATGAAGAACTAGCGCAACGCCGTGCCGATCTCGAAGCTGGTGATGGTTATGTGGCACACCGTAATCGCCAAGTATCACTAGCGCTGAAAGCGTATGCTGCTTTCGCTCGTTCTGCGGATAAAGGTGCCACGCGAGATCCTGAACTCATTGAAAGTCTTTCAGGTCTCGCCTAA
- the carB gene encoding carbamoyl-phosphate synthase large subunit, which yields MPKRTDIHSVMVIGSGPIVIGQAAEFDYSGTQACRVLHEEGIRVILVNSNPATIMTDPEMADATYIEPIATPVLERIIAKERPDALLPTLGGQTALNAAMALGAAGVLERYNVELIGASLEAIDRGEDRDLFKKVVEKAGAESAASMIAHTMEEVDAAVAVLGYPLVVRPSFTMGGLGSGIAHNEEELHRIAGAGIHYSPTNEVLLEEGIEGWKEYELELMRDKNDNVVVVCPIENVDPVGVHTGDSITVAPVFTLTDREYQRMRDIGIKIIRGVGVDTGGCNIQFAVNPDTGRIIVIEMNPRVSRSSALASKATGFPIAKIATKLALGYTLDEIRNDITQSTPASFEPTIDYVVTKIPRFAFEKFPGADPTLTTSMKSVGEAMALAGNFQESLGKALRSIDKRHMNFTWEGERPQRDEVEQLLIDMHTPTEHRYLQVQRAMWGGASIEEIFAATKIDRWFLRQIEMMDQTAQEVRDAETLGARLLRKAKKSGLSDVQIAQLRRLGDGGENTVRELRWNYGIRPVYKTVDTCAAEFDAVTPYYYSCYADESELRPREREAVIILGSGPNRIGQGIEFDYTCVHAVQELGKDYDTIMINCNPETVSTDYDMSDRLYFEPLTFEDVLEVFEAEKKMGPVKGVIVQLGGQTPLSLAARLKAAGVPILGTSPEAIDLAENRELFGEVLAKEHMNAPRYGTALSLDEAMDSAHRIGYPVLVRPSYVLGGRGMEIVYDDAQLTTYVNRALDEAKADTIVSGRLASPLLIDKFLQDAVEIDVDALFDGEELYIGGIMEHVEEAGVHSGDAACTLPPCTLSEDQIRRLREGTLSIARGCDVRGLVNVQYAFMANTLYVIEANPRASRTVPFASKATGTALAKAAARIMAGESIADQRRNGLLLPSGDGGDIRLGQPVAVKESVLPFKRFRTPVGRTVDILLGPEMRSTGEVMGFDRDFPHAFAKSQLAAYDGGLPTDGNVFLSVNDTDKRQLPLMASKLQELGFKLWATEGTASVLRRYGIEAQVVEKITTRVDSSVVPLGTDEQRHEQGKNVVQLIEEGVIDMVLNTPNSRGSRSDGYSIRAAAIAADLPQFTTITEFSAVLMAIEAVRNDDYQIMSIQEHAEQLYAMEGSVN from the coding sequence ATGCCTAAGCGTACCGACATTCATTCGGTTATGGTCATCGGGTCTGGTCCGATTGTTATCGGGCAGGCCGCCGAATTCGATTATTCGGGAACGCAGGCTTGCCGAGTGCTCCATGAAGAAGGCATTCGTGTGATTCTGGTGAACTCGAATCCAGCAACCATCATGACTGACCCTGAAATGGCTGATGCCACATATATTGAGCCCATTGCGACTCCAGTACTTGAGCGCATCATTGCCAAGGAACGCCCAGATGCCTTACTGCCCACACTAGGAGGGCAAACTGCACTGAACGCAGCTATGGCACTTGGCGCAGCGGGAGTGCTTGAACGCTATAACGTTGAGTTGATTGGTGCCTCACTTGAGGCAATCGATCGTGGTGAGGATCGTGACCTCTTCAAAAAGGTTGTTGAAAAGGCTGGCGCTGAATCTGCCGCATCAATGATTGCTCATACGATGGAGGAAGTTGATGCTGCCGTAGCAGTGCTGGGATACCCTCTCGTTGTACGGCCAAGTTTCACCATGGGTGGCCTCGGTTCTGGCATTGCACACAACGAAGAGGAGCTCCACCGCATCGCTGGTGCAGGTATCCACTATTCTCCAACTAATGAAGTCCTTCTTGAAGAAGGCATCGAAGGCTGGAAAGAATACGAACTAGAGCTGATGCGCGATAAGAACGACAATGTCGTAGTCGTCTGCCCAATTGAAAATGTTGATCCTGTTGGTGTACATACCGGCGATTCCATCACGGTTGCGCCCGTTTTTACACTCACTGACCGTGAATATCAACGTATGCGCGATATCGGTATCAAGATTATTCGCGGCGTAGGCGTAGATACTGGCGGTTGCAACATTCAGTTTGCGGTTAATCCCGACACTGGAAGAATCATTGTCATCGAGATGAATCCGCGCGTTTCTCGTTCCTCTGCGCTCGCTTCAAAAGCAACAGGTTTCCCGATTGCTAAGATTGCCACCAAACTTGCTTTAGGATATACACTCGACGAAATTCGTAACGATATCACGCAATCCACTCCTGCAAGCTTTGAGCCAACTATTGATTATGTGGTTACCAAGATTCCACGTTTTGCGTTTGAGAAATTCCCTGGTGCAGACCCCACACTCACTACGTCCATGAAGTCTGTGGGCGAAGCAATGGCTCTTGCGGGTAATTTCCAGGAATCCTTGGGCAAAGCTCTTCGTTCTATCGACAAGCGCCATATGAACTTCACTTGGGAGGGCGAGCGTCCACAGCGTGATGAGGTTGAGCAGCTGTTGATTGATATGCATACGCCTACTGAACATCGCTATCTGCAAGTACAGCGTGCGATGTGGGGTGGAGCAAGTATCGAAGAGATTTTTGCTGCTACAAAAATTGATCGTTGGTTCCTGCGCCAGATTGAAATGATGGATCAAACTGCCCAAGAGGTACGGGACGCTGAAACACTGGGTGCCAGGCTATTACGCAAAGCCAAGAAGTCGGGGCTCAGCGATGTTCAGATTGCGCAGCTCCGTCGACTCGGCGATGGTGGAGAAAACACTGTTAGAGAACTGCGTTGGAATTATGGTATTCGTCCGGTCTATAAGACTGTCGATACTTGCGCCGCTGAATTCGATGCAGTGACGCCTTACTACTACTCATGTTATGCGGATGAATCAGAATTGCGTCCTCGTGAACGTGAGGCGGTAATCATTCTCGGTTCAGGTCCTAACCGCATTGGGCAGGGTATCGAATTCGATTACACCTGTGTGCACGCAGTTCAGGAATTAGGCAAAGATTATGACACCATCATGATCAATTGCAATCCTGAAACTGTGTCCACTGACTATGACATGTCTGACCGTCTGTATTTTGAACCCTTGACCTTCGAAGACGTACTTGAAGTTTTTGAGGCTGAGAAAAAGATGGGTCCTGTTAAGGGTGTTATTGTGCAACTCGGTGGGCAGACACCGCTGTCGTTGGCAGCACGTCTTAAGGCTGCTGGTGTGCCCATTCTTGGCACCTCTCCAGAGGCTATCGATTTGGCTGAGAACCGTGAGCTCTTTGGCGAAGTTCTGGCCAAAGAACATATGAATGCTCCACGCTATGGCACTGCCTTATCGCTAGACGAGGCTATGGATTCGGCACACCGCATCGGATACCCTGTGCTGGTGAGGCCTTCATATGTGCTCGGTGGTCGTGGCATGGAAATTGTTTATGATGATGCTCAACTGACTACTTACGTCAATCGTGCCTTAGATGAAGCGAAGGCAGACACCATCGTCTCTGGCCGTCTCGCATCGCCATTGCTGATTGATAAATTCCTTCAGGATGCCGTAGAAATTGATGTTGACGCTCTCTTTGACGGTGAAGAGCTGTACATCGGTGGCATTATGGAGCACGTTGAAGAAGCAGGCGTGCACTCTGGCGACGCGGCATGTACCTTGCCTCCTTGTACCTTGTCGGAAGACCAGATTCGGCGTTTGCGAGAAGGGACTCTCTCAATTGCTCGTGGTTGTGATGTACGTGGTCTGGTCAATGTCCAGTATGCATTTATGGCCAATACTTTGTATGTGATTGAGGCAAATCCTAGAGCTTCTAGAACTGTGCCTTTTGCATCAAAAGCTACTGGAACGGCATTAGCAAAGGCTGCTGCGCGCATTATGGCGGGTGAGAGCATTGCTGATCAGCGCAGAAACGGTTTGTTGCTTCCCTCTGGTGACGGCGGGGATATCCGTCTGGGTCAGCCGGTCGCAGTGAAGGAGTCTGTGCTGCCATTCAAGCGTTTCAGAACTCCTGTGGGACGTACGGTTGATATTCTTCTTGGGCCAGAAATGCGCTCAACTGGTGAGGTCATGGGCTTCGACCGTGACTTCCCACATGCGTTTGCGAAGAGCCAGCTTGCAGCCTATGACGGTGGCTTGCCCACAGATGGGAATGTATTCCTTTCAGTCAATGACACCGACAAGCGTCAACTCCCTCTTATGGCTTCCAAACTGCAGGAGTTAGGTTTCAAGCTGTGGGCAACCGAGGGCACTGCTTCTGTGCTGCGCCGTTACGGTATCGAGGCTCAGGTTGTTGAGAAGATCACTACTCGTGTTGATTCGAGCGTCGTCCCTCTGGGAACTGATGAGCAGCGGCACGAGCAGGGCAAGAACGTGGTACAGCTGATAGAGGAGGGTGTCATCGATATGGTGCTCAACACTCCAAATTCTCGCGGTTCACGCTCTGATGGCTATTCCATTCGAGCTGCGGCAATAGCAGCTGATTTGCCTCAATTCACCACGATTACTGAGTTCTCAGCCGTGCTGATGGCTATTGAGGCTGTACGTAATGATGATTATCAGATTATGAGCATTCAGGAACATGCTGAACAGCTCTATGCCATGGAAGGCAGCGTGAACTGA
- the pyrF gene encoding orotidine-5'-phosphate decarboxylase has protein sequence MTDRRAEEIRAQRSDFGLRLSKSMAHFGPLCVGIDPHRKLLTDWGYQVDAEGAELFSMRMLQAAYGRAAAVKFQTSMFERYGAKGFAALERVLFAARQMGIITIVDCLRGGLSTTVSAISDAYFKPGAPLLADAITLLPYYGARSLSGLIDEALNYGRGVFVASLTSNPEGASLQSAIRQKGTYKGKTVAYGIASTAQKFNADMTGLGSVGLIIGATISDWITESGVDPSAFTGPILSPGYGWQGAEAKDIKTVFAGTHGNVLVTVSRSIAVKGPVIKDLAKATDDIAKDIKKALTQVNNPTQ, from the coding sequence ATGACCGACCGACGCGCAGAGGAAATTCGAGCCCAACGTTCCGATTTTGGGTTGCGTTTGAGCAAATCAATGGCTCATTTTGGCCCTCTGTGCGTCGGTATTGATCCCCACCGCAAACTCCTGACTGACTGGGGTTATCAGGTTGATGCGGAGGGTGCTGAATTATTTTCTATGCGTATGTTGCAGGCGGCATACGGCAGAGCAGCAGCTGTGAAATTTCAGACCAGTATGTTTGAGCGTTATGGGGCTAAAGGATTTGCTGCTTTAGAGAGAGTGTTATTTGCTGCTAGACAGATGGGTATTATTACCATAGTTGATTGTCTGCGCGGAGGTCTGTCCACAACAGTTTCTGCAATTTCTGATGCGTATTTTAAACCAGGAGCTCCATTACTTGCCGACGCTATTACCTTGTTACCGTATTACGGTGCACGCTCTTTAAGCGGTTTGATTGATGAAGCGCTGAATTACGGTAGGGGAGTGTTTGTGGCTTCCTTGACTTCAAACCCTGAAGGTGCGAGCCTACAATCTGCGATTCGGCAAAAAGGTACGTACAAGGGCAAAACAGTTGCGTATGGCATTGCATCGACAGCACAAAAATTTAATGCGGACATGACAGGTTTGGGTTCAGTCGGTTTAATTATTGGCGCAACCATAAGTGATTGGATTACAGAAAGTGGTGTAGACCCATCAGCGTTCACTGGTCCAATTCTTTCTCCAGGTTACGGTTGGCAAGGTGCCGAAGCCAAAGATATTAAAACCGTTTTTGCCGGAACTCATGGTAATGTGCTGGTCACTGTGTCTCGTTCGATAGCTGTGAAAGGTCCTGTAATCAAAGACTTGGCAAAAGCTACCGATGATATCGCCAAAGATATCAAAAAGGCATTAACCCAGGTAAATAATCCCACACAATGA
- the nusB gene encoding transcription antitermination factor NusB: protein MARSTARKRALNTLYEADEKGQEILSLLAERIDHPGAQTPLPEYAIEIIQGVQEHQRTIDFALNEYSPSWKVRRMAVVDRNILRIAVWEMRYNDEVPEKVAIDEAISLSKTLSDAESPSFIHGLLSAVNDHRDEIAEVVAPVQEEPDVSVEDSDAASSIGSESGDVASSDDDVDLQPQDIATPSQADVSEGDNASAQRDELNSETDAELKSERVTVHDEDSQEESDKAENLETTSDSVQDITVESEHSQG, encoded by the coding sequence ATGGCACGTTCAACCGCTCGTAAACGGGCGCTGAATACCTTGTACGAGGCAGACGAGAAGGGACAGGAAATCCTGTCCCTTCTTGCTGAACGCATCGATCATCCTGGTGCTCAAACACCATTACCGGAATATGCGATTGAGATTATCCAAGGTGTGCAAGAGCATCAAAGGACTATCGACTTTGCCTTGAATGAATACTCTCCTTCCTGGAAAGTCAGACGAATGGCTGTAGTCGATCGCAATATTTTGCGGATTGCAGTATGGGAAATGCGTTACAACGATGAGGTTCCTGAGAAGGTTGCTATAGACGAGGCGATATCGCTGTCGAAGACGCTCTCAGATGCAGAGTCACCAAGTTTTATTCATGGCTTACTTAGCGCGGTAAATGACCATCGTGATGAGATTGCAGAGGTAGTAGCACCAGTTCAAGAAGAACCAGATGTCAGCGTCGAAGATAGTGATGCAGCGTCGAGTATTGGTTCTGAGTCTGGTGATGTGGCATCGAGTGACGATGACGTGGACTTGCAACCGCAAGATATTGCAACCCCAAGTCAGGCAGATGTTTCAGAAGGCGATAACGCTAGTGCGCAACGTGATGAACTTAACAGTGAGACAGACGCAGAGCTGAAATCTGAACGAGTTACAGTGCACGATGAGGATAGTCAAGAAGAGTCTGATAAGGCAGAAAACCTAGAAACAACAAGCGATTCTGTCCAAGACATAACTGTGGAAAGTGAACATTCACAAGGATAG
- the phoA gene encoding alkaline phosphatase — protein sequence MTRKTHHARKVILAALTASITLSVGGFGTAMAANVTSAPTEHGAAQRIATIGNGQAKNVILFIGDGMGDSEITVARDYLHGAAGKFEGLDAIGQPGQLNDTEAGTGQYTTYSVGDGIADKGKASITPVTDSAASGSGWATGTKTYNNAIDVDANGNPQINLLELAKAAGKATGNVTTAEIQDATPAVLASHSTLRSCYGPQGKTDGSSDNSAKNCEASQLLQNGGIGSISEQLLQTRADVTLGGGNKYFKQTAQAGSYQGKTLEQQATERGYNYITDPTQLASVTEANQDKPLIGLFSSGNMPTQYLPSEATAQNSSKDGSPTQCTTNPEWLGTSGASLSDMTDSAISLLSKNQNGSSNGYFLQVEGASIDKQDHNANACGQIGETDDLDQAIATALKKVDLSNTLIIVTADHAHTSQIVESQPAYALSTVLKSPVDGSKIVVAYGTATADAKNENGGYNGGSMSHTGTQLRIAASGPGAQRVSGLTDQTDNFFTIAKTLGLASSSQEIAALSNNANVTVSKDGDAVNAQITAFNGDASVSYSLKNSAGTTVAQSVSDSSVSGLRLNTTAATPIDLSTYLNEGESYTLTVKGLQSGVEKTISLQGPAKLASGYIPVTPSDTAQPQGKNTAGNKVISDVSTLGTKQLGRTGSTIVAVLLLMLAVGSTGGLILAWRKGTFSK from the coding sequence ATGACACGAAAAACTCACCATGCTCGCAAGGTCATCCTTGCAGCGTTAACAGCGAGCATTACCCTGTCCGTAGGCGGCTTTGGCACTGCAATGGCAGCGAATGTCACTTCCGCGCCCACTGAGCACGGAGCAGCCCAGCGCATTGCCACAATCGGTAACGGACAAGCAAAAAATGTGATTCTCTTCATCGGTGACGGCATGGGAGATTCAGAAATTACCGTCGCTCGTGATTATTTACACGGAGCTGCGGGGAAGTTTGAAGGACTTGATGCCATCGGGCAACCAGGTCAGCTCAACGATACAGAAGCTGGAACAGGCCAATACACCACGTACTCTGTTGGCGATGGCATCGCTGATAAAGGAAAAGCAAGCATCACGCCGGTCACGGATTCCGCTGCATCCGGTTCGGGCTGGGCAACAGGGACAAAAACTTACAACAATGCCATCGATGTCGATGCCAATGGCAACCCACAAATCAATCTTCTTGAATTAGCCAAGGCGGCCGGCAAAGCAACAGGTAATGTAACTACAGCTGAAATTCAGGATGCTACACCGGCAGTGCTTGCTTCACACTCAACCTTGCGCTCATGCTATGGACCGCAAGGTAAAACGGATGGCAGCTCGGACAATTCAGCAAAGAATTGCGAGGCATCCCAACTCCTGCAGAATGGTGGTATCGGCTCAATATCCGAACAACTGCTTCAGACCAGAGCAGATGTCACACTTGGCGGAGGCAACAAATACTTCAAGCAGACTGCGCAAGCAGGAAGTTATCAAGGCAAGACACTTGAACAACAGGCTACCGAACGCGGTTACAACTACATTACTGATCCAACACAGCTCGCTTCGGTCACCGAGGCCAATCAAGATAAGCCGTTGATCGGTCTATTCTCAAGTGGGAACATGCCCACACAGTATCTACCGTCCGAAGCTACAGCCCAAAATTCATCCAAGGATGGGTCCCCAACACAGTGCACCACTAATCCAGAATGGCTTGGCACATCCGGTGCCTCCCTTTCAGATATGACTGACTCTGCTATTTCTCTCCTCTCAAAGAACCAGAATGGTTCAAGCAACGGATACTTCTTACAAGTTGAGGGTGCCTCCATAGATAAACAAGATCACAATGCCAACGCGTGTGGTCAAATTGGAGAAACCGACGATCTCGATCAGGCCATTGCCACCGCACTGAAAAAAGTTGACCTAAGCAACACATTAATCATTGTCACTGCAGATCACGCGCACACTAGCCAAATCGTTGAATCACAACCTGCATATGCCTTGAGCACCGTGCTCAAATCCCCTGTTGACGGCTCAAAAATCGTTGTAGCTTATGGCACAGCAACCGCAGATGCCAAGAACGAGAACGGTGGTTACAACGGTGGCAGTATGTCGCACACCGGAACGCAACTGCGCATTGCTGCATCAGGTCCTGGAGCTCAGCGTGTTTCTGGTCTCACAGATCAAACAGACAATTTTTTCACTATCGCTAAAACTTTGGGGCTAGCGAGCAGCAGTCAAGAAATCGCTGCCTTATCTAATAACGCGAATGTGACCGTATCCAAAGATGGCGATGCCGTTAATGCGCAGATCACTGCTTTCAACGGTGATGCTTCAGTGTCCTACTCATTGAAAAATTCTGCTGGTACTACCGTTGCACAATCGGTGTCAGACAGTTCAGTGTCTGGATTGCGTCTCAACACTACTGCTGCTACACCAATAGACTTGAGCACATACCTCAATGAGGGTGAATCGTATACTCTCACGGTAAAGGGCTTGCAGTCTGGCGTTGAGAAAACCATCTCACTGCAAGGACCTGCCAAATTGGCATCAGGGTATATACCGGTAACCCCATCAGATACTGCTCAGCCGCAAGGCAAGAATACTGCCGGCAACAAGGTGATTAGTGATGTCAGCACTCTAGGTACCAAACAGCTGGGGCGCACTGGCAGCACGATTGTCGCAGTACTATTACTGATGCTCGCAGTCGGTAGCACCGGTGGTTTGATACTTGCATGGCGTAAAGGAACGTTCTCGAAGTAA
- the gmk gene encoding guanylate kinase, translating into MSQASDSPLGKHRLVVLTGPTAVGKGTVEAQLRAAHPEVWVSVSATTRAPRPGEVHGITYWFVDEEEFAAMERRGEFLETALVHNMAHYGTPLKPVLEHMDAGIPTILEIDLQGARRVKERAVELGIDVVYVFLAPPSFEDLIHRLESRGTENDEQRKKRLETAKVELASEGEYDVVITNDTVEHAAEELWKVISKEYA; encoded by the coding sequence GTGAGCCAGGCAAGTGATAGTCCCCTAGGAAAACACCGTTTGGTGGTACTCACCGGGCCAACTGCTGTCGGTAAAGGCACTGTAGAGGCTCAACTTCGAGCTGCACATCCTGAAGTCTGGGTGTCTGTTTCAGCAACAACTCGAGCACCACGCCCAGGAGAGGTTCACGGTATAACCTACTGGTTTGTTGATGAGGAGGAATTCGCTGCAATGGAGCGCAGAGGAGAATTCCTAGAAACTGCTCTCGTGCATAATATGGCACACTATGGGACTCCTCTGAAACCAGTGTTAGAGCATATGGATGCAGGGATTCCAACCATATTAGAAATTGATTTGCAGGGAGCTCGTCGCGTCAAAGAGAGAGCAGTCGAGCTTGGGATCGATGTGGTCTATGTGTTTCTGGCACCCCCAAGTTTTGAGGATCTGATTCATCGCTTGGAGTCGCGTGGAACAGAAAATGATGAGCAGCGTAAGAAAAGATTGGAAACTGCCAAGGTGGAGTTGGCCAGTGAAGGGGAATACGACGTAGTCATTACCAATGATACGGTTGAGCATGCTGCTGAAGAGCTCTGGAAGGTTATCAGCAAAGAGTATGCCTAA
- the carA gene encoding glutamine-hydrolyzing carbamoyl-phosphate synthase small subunit has translation MVKLNDSETIAVESFSQQDAVLVLEDGQVYVGKPFGAIGETSGEIVFATGMTGYQETLTDPSYDRQIVVQTFPHIGNTGVNGEDTESSKIWVSGYVVRDPSPNVSNWRAQGSLDEDLVGQGIVGICDIDTRKLVRHLRSGGVMRAGIFSGEALNNAQGVLSSTDELIARVKATPQMQGSHLTGEVSTNSTYTVEPSGEFAGKEPLFTVAAVDLGIKSMTPHRLAERGCRVHVMPLSSTIEDIEALQPDGVFFSNGPGDPGTADDEVALLRAILDHQYSFFGICLGNQLLGRALGFGTYKLKFGHRGINQPVKDLTTGKVEVTAHNHGFAVDAPIGETLESPYDNGRYGRVRVSHVDLNDDVVEGLQCLDIPAFSVQYHPEAAAGPHDASYLFDRFVELMGNAKEGKSNA, from the coding sequence TTGGTGAAGTTGAACGATTCCGAAACCATTGCAGTCGAGAGTTTTTCCCAACAAGATGCTGTGCTCGTCCTCGAGGACGGACAAGTGTATGTGGGCAAGCCTTTCGGCGCGATAGGCGAGACGAGCGGTGAAATCGTCTTCGCAACAGGAATGACCGGTTACCAAGAAACACTGACCGATCCGAGCTACGACCGACAAATCGTGGTGCAAACTTTCCCACACATCGGTAATACCGGTGTTAATGGGGAAGATACGGAATCGTCCAAAATCTGGGTTTCAGGCTATGTGGTCCGTGATCCAAGCCCTAATGTGAGCAATTGGAGAGCACAGGGCAGTCTTGACGAAGACTTGGTAGGGCAAGGAATCGTCGGCATCTGTGACATCGATACCCGAAAGCTGGTTCGTCACCTGCGCTCAGGTGGCGTTATGCGAGCTGGAATTTTTTCTGGGGAAGCACTCAATAATGCTCAAGGCGTTTTGAGCAGCACTGATGAGCTTATTGCTAGGGTGAAGGCCACTCCTCAGATGCAAGGGTCACATTTAACTGGTGAGGTCAGCACGAATAGCACCTACACCGTTGAACCATCTGGTGAATTTGCTGGCAAAGAACCATTATTCACCGTTGCGGCCGTAGATCTCGGCATCAAAAGTATGACACCTCACCGTTTAGCAGAGCGCGGTTGCCGCGTACATGTGATGCCCCTGAGCAGCACCATAGAAGATATAGAGGCTCTGCAGCCTGATGGTGTCTTCTTCTCTAATGGTCCAGGAGACCCCGGAACTGCAGATGATGAGGTTGCCTTATTGCGTGCCATCCTCGATCATCAATACTCATTCTTTGGCATTTGCTTAGGTAACCAGCTCCTCGGTAGAGCTCTTGGATTTGGCACTTACAAGCTTAAGTTCGGACACCGTGGCATAAATCAGCCGGTAAAGGATCTGACCACAGGCAAAGTGGAAGTCACTGCGCATAACCACGGCTTCGCTGTGGACGCCCCAATTGGGGAAACTCTGGAATCTCCATACGATAACGGGCGCTACGGCAGGGTTCGGGTTTCGCACGTAGATCTTAACGATGATGTTGTTGAGGGCCTACAGTGCCTTGATATTCCAGCATTTTCCGTGCAATATCACCCTGAGGCTGCGGCAGGACCGCACGACGCCTCATACTTGTTTGATCGTTTCGTTGAATTGATGGGTAATGCCAAGGAGGGGAAGTCGAATGCCTAA